A single genomic interval of Fibrobacter sp. UWB13 harbors:
- a CDS encoding acyl-CoA carboxylase subunit beta, whose translation MWDKSYLEKLSERNAKAQAGGGAARVEKQHSQGKLTARERLEILFDKGTFKEIGAMRLSQSIELPESKRIYGDGVVTGYGKINGRPVYACSQDFTVSGGSLGSAHAKKICHVMDLALDSMVPFISINDGGGARIEEGVSSLDGYSGIFARNTWASGVIPQISVILGPCAGGACYSPAITDFIFMTEKTSQMFITGPAVVKAVTAEVVTPDQLGGAGVHSSKSGVAHFVYKDDKECLEGVRNLLKYLPQSNTDKSVAQAGTIVDKSADIEEIIPDNFKRAYDVRDVLNCFADKDSFLEIQPEFAKNVVIGFIRLDGNVIGVVANQPKYLAGSLDVDASDKAARFVRFCDSFNIPILTLEDVPGYMPGTKQEHNGIIRHGAKLLFAYAEATVPRVTLILRKAYGGAYIAMNSKNLGADCVFALPIAQIAVMGAEGAVDILRRKEIAASAEPAKLREQYINEYEEKYLNPYIAAGNGFIDEVIEPKSVRDRLVSAFENLKNKKKAVLWKKHGNIPL comes from the coding sequence ATGTGGGATAAATCGTATTTAGAAAAGTTGAGCGAACGCAACGCCAAGGCACAGGCCGGTGGCGGCGCCGCTCGTGTAGAAAAGCAGCATTCCCAAGGCAAGCTCACCGCTCGCGAACGCCTTGAAATCCTTTTTGACAAGGGAACGTTCAAGGAAATCGGTGCCATGCGCCTTTCCCAGAGCATCGAGCTCCCGGAATCCAAGCGCATTTACGGTGACGGTGTCGTGACGGGTTACGGCAAGATCAATGGCCGCCCGGTTTACGCTTGCTCCCAGGACTTCACGGTGAGCGGCGGTTCTCTCGGTTCCGCACACGCGAAGAAGATTTGCCACGTGATGGACCTCGCCCTTGATTCCATGGTGCCGTTCATCAGCATCAACGATGGCGGTGGCGCCCGTATCGAAGAAGGCGTTAGCTCCCTCGACGGTTACAGTGGCATTTTTGCCCGTAACACTTGGGCAAGCGGCGTGATTCCGCAGATTTCCGTGATTCTCGGACCGTGCGCAGGTGGTGCTTGCTACTCCCCGGCTATTACAGACTTTATCTTCATGACCGAAAAGACGAGCCAGATGTTCATCACGGGCCCGGCTGTCGTGAAGGCTGTGACTGCTGAAGTCGTGACCCCGGACCAGCTCGGTGGCGCAGGCGTTCATTCTTCCAAGTCCGGTGTTGCACACTTCGTGTACAAGGACGACAAAGAATGCCTCGAAGGCGTGCGTAACTTGCTCAAGTACCTCCCACAGAGCAACACAGACAAGTCTGTCGCTCAGGCCGGTACAATCGTGGACAAGTCCGCCGACATCGAAGAAATCATTCCGGACAACTTCAAGCGCGCTTACGATGTTCGCGACGTGCTCAACTGCTTTGCCGACAAGGATTCCTTCCTCGAAATCCAGCCGGAATTTGCAAAGAACGTTGTCATCGGCTTTATCCGCCTCGACGGTAACGTGATTGGCGTTGTCGCTAACCAGCCGAAGTACCTCGCCGGTTCTTTGGACGTGGACGCTAGCGACAAGGCTGCACGCTTTGTCCGCTTCTGCGACAGCTTCAACATTCCTATCCTTACGCTCGAAGACGTTCCGGGTTACATGCCGGGCACGAAGCAGGAACACAACGGCATTATCCGCCACGGCGCAAAGCTCCTCTTTGCTTACGCCGAAGCAACAGTGCCGCGCGTGACGCTCATCCTCCGCAAGGCATACGGTGGCGCTTACATCGCCATGAACAGCAAGAACCTCGGTGCAGACTGCGTGTTCGCCCTCCCGATCGCTCAGATTGCCGTGATGGGAGCAGAAGGCGCTGTCGATATCCTCCGCAGAAAGGAAATCGCCGCATCTGCAGAACCGGCCAAGCTCCGCGAACAGTACATCAACGAATACGAAGAAAAGTACTTGAACCCGTATATCGCTGCTGGCAACGGATTCATTGACGAAGTCATTGAACCGAAGAGCGTTCGTGACCGCCTTGTTTCTGCCTTCGAAAACTTGAAGAACAAGAAGAAGGCTGTGCTTTGGAAGAAGCACGGAAATATTCCGCTGTAA
- the rplU gene encoding 50S ribosomal protein L21 produces the protein MYSIVETGGFQYKVELGKAYKVPTIDAAVGSELELKSVLLFSGKEVQVGTPVLNDASVKVEVLAHGKEDTIIVFKKKRRTRYERRNGHRQGYTEVLVTELRSGAESAVVDPQVITRNRARVAALAKQKVQNKPLTRKEKIAQGLPKPAKVKKNSLRKAKEA, from the coding sequence ATGTATTCTATTGTTGAAACAGGTGGTTTCCAGTATAAAGTCGAACTCGGCAAGGCCTACAAGGTCCCGACGATCGACGCAGCTGTTGGTTCTGAACTGGAGCTCAAGTCCGTTCTTCTTTTCTCCGGAAAAGAAGTGCAAGTCGGCACCCCTGTCCTGAATGACGCATCTGTCAAGGTCGAAGTTCTCGCCCATGGCAAGGAAGACACGATTATCGTGTTCAAGAAGAAGCGTCGTACCCGTTACGAACGTCGTAACGGTCATCGTCAGGGCTATACCGAGGTGCTCGTCACGGAACTCCGCTCCGGCGCTGAATCTGCAGTCGTTGACCCTCAAGTTATTACCCGCAACCGCGCTCGCGTGGCTGCCCTTGCTAAGCAGAAGGTTCAGAACAAGCCGCTCACTCGCAAGGAAAAGATCGCTCAGGGACTTCCGAAGCCGGCTAAGGTCAAGAAGAACTCTCTGCGTAAGGCTAAGGAGGCTTAA
- the rpmA gene encoding 50S ribosomal protein L27 has translation MAHKKGQGSVRNGRDSNAKYLGVKKYAGETVKAGNIIVRQRGSHFHKGNNVGMGKDFTLFSLIDGKVKFERLDAKRQKVSVYSEEA, from the coding sequence ATGGCACATAAGAAAGGTCAAGGTTCAGTACGTAACGGCCGCGACAGTAACGCCAAGTACCTTGGTGTTAAGAAGTATGCGGGCGAAACCGTCAAGGCTGGCAACATCATCGTTCGTCAGCGCGGTTCTCACTTCCACAAGGGCAACAATGTCGGTATGGGCAAGGACTTTACCTTGTTCTCCCTCATTGATGGCAAGGTGAAGTTTGAACGCCTCGATGCAAAGCGCCAGAAGGTCTCTGTCTACTCTGAAGAAGCCTAA
- a CDS encoding inositol monophosphatase family protein gives MNTEDFLNVAKELARKAGDLCLELQNNLGDVRYKTVKDVVTIADVSSEKLIVDGLRAAFPTHSIRTEEAGVIEGSDPRYRWIIDPVDGTVNFSRGIPLWGISIALHFEGKPLVAVVNLPKLGELYTAAKGMGAFMNGKQIHVSRESNPTHAIVSNGDFNVGDAAKINAQNSHNFAREAETFERVKCLGSAVIEGCFTACGRIDCFVMTMSYPWDIAAIALLVEEAGGKSTHIDGTPMQFVDAEQVIFTNGLLHDTLVKTLA, from the coding sequence ATGAATACAGAAGACTTTTTGAATGTCGCAAAGGAACTAGCCCGCAAGGCGGGTGACCTTTGCCTAGAACTTCAAAACAACCTTGGCGATGTCCGATATAAGACTGTCAAAGATGTTGTGACAATCGCTGATGTCTCCAGCGAAAAACTCATTGTCGATGGGTTGCGTGCCGCATTCCCGACACATTCCATCCGCACAGAAGAAGCGGGTGTTATCGAAGGCTCTGATCCTCGCTACCGTTGGATTATTGACCCGGTCGATGGTACCGTGAACTTTAGCCGTGGCATTCCGCTGTGGGGCATTTCGATTGCCTTGCATTTCGAAGGCAAACCGCTTGTTGCTGTCGTGAATTTACCCAAGCTCGGTGAACTCTACACTGCAGCAAAAGGCATGGGCGCGTTCATGAATGGTAAACAAATTCACGTGAGTCGTGAATCGAATCCGACTCATGCGATTGTTTCGAATGGCGATTTCAACGTGGGCGATGCCGCAAAAATCAATGCGCAGAATTCGCACAATTTCGCCCGTGAAGCTGAAACGTTTGAACGCGTGAAGTGCTTGGGCTCTGCTGTGATTGAAGGCTGTTTCACGGCTTGCGGTCGCATTGACTGTTTTGTGATGACCATGAGCTATCCGTGGGACATTGCTGCTATCGCGCTCCTCGTCGAAGAAGCGGGTGGCAAGTCCACGCACATTGACGGCACTCCCATGCAGTTTGTCGATGCTGAACAGGTCATTTTCACTAACGGCCTCTTGCACGACACCCTCGTGAAAACCCTCGCTTAA
- the fabD gene encoding ACP S-malonyltransferase, whose translation MISYVFPGQGSQFPGMGKDLFESNADVKSMFLKANEILGFNITDVMFNGTAEDLKQTKVTQPAVFLLSVAMAKVQGGKPDMAAGHSLGEFSALTATGAITFEAGLKLVAKRAEAMQKACELRPGTMAAVLGGSDELVEEACAQVKDAAVVPANFNSPGQVVISGEKAGIDQVAAYLTGKVKRVVPLQVGGAFHSPLMESARAELAKAIEETEFSTPVCPVYQNVDAKPHTDPNEIKANLLTQLTSPVRWTQTVKNMIADGATEFKELGPGEVLTNLIKRIQK comes from the coding sequence ATGATTTCATACGTATTTCCCGGTCAGGGTTCTCAGTTCCCAGGAATGGGCAAAGATTTATTCGAATCGAACGCCGACGTAAAGTCGATGTTCCTCAAGGCAAACGAAATTCTCGGCTTCAACATCACTGACGTGATGTTCAATGGCACCGCAGAAGACCTCAAGCAGACGAAAGTCACGCAGCCGGCAGTGTTCCTGCTCTCCGTTGCTATGGCTAAGGTTCAGGGTGGTAAGCCGGATATGGCCGCTGGTCATTCGCTCGGCGAATTCTCCGCACTCACGGCTACGGGCGCCATCACTTTTGAAGCTGGTCTCAAGCTCGTTGCAAAGCGTGCCGAAGCCATGCAGAAGGCATGCGAACTCCGCCCGGGTACGATGGCAGCAGTTCTCGGCGGTTCTGACGAACTCGTCGAAGAAGCTTGCGCACAGGTCAAGGACGCAGCAGTTGTTCCGGCAAACTTCAACAGCCCGGGACAGGTCGTGATTTCTGGCGAAAAGGCCGGTATCGATCAAGTCGCAGCATACCTCACCGGCAAGGTGAAGCGTGTCGTTCCGCTGCAGGTCGGTGGTGCATTCCACTCCCCGCTCATGGAAAGCGCTCGTGCAGAACTCGCCAAGGCTATCGAAGAAACTGAATTTTCGACTCCGGTCTGCCCGGTCTACCAGAACGTAGATGCCAAGCCGCACACGGACCCGAACGAAATTAAGGCAAACCTTCTCACTCAGCTCACCTCCCCCGTCCGTTGGACACAGACGGTCAAGAACATGATTGCAGACGGTGCCACCGAATTTAAGGAACTTGGCCCCGGCGAAGTCCTTACCAACCTTATCAAGCGCATTCAAAAGTAA